One Streptomyces mobaraensis NBRC 13819 = DSM 40847 DNA segment encodes these proteins:
- a CDS encoding DUF6104 family protein, with the protein MYFTDRGIEELENRRGEEEVTLGWVAEQLRTFVDLNPDFEVPVERLATWLARLDDEDDE; encoded by the coding sequence TTGTACTTCACCGACCGCGGCATCGAGGAGCTGGAGAACCGACGGGGCGAGGAGGAGGTCACCCTCGGATGGGTGGCCGAACAGCTGCGCACCTTCGTCGACCTCAACCCGGACTTCGAGGTACCGGTGGAACGCCTGGCGACGTGGCTGGCGCGGCTGGACGACGAGGATGACGAATAG
- a CDS encoding CU044_2847 family protein: MDGITQVRLDDGTVVWARISEAQELGSPGSGGYKDSTAARRVARLANGLADTVRGVVDSLRMGVAAARPHEVQVQFGIELSAQSGQVISLLTDAGGKASINVTLTWKESGPATGGAPGAPTTPSAP, from the coding sequence ATGGACGGGATCACCCAGGTGCGGCTCGACGACGGCACGGTCGTGTGGGCCAGGATCAGCGAAGCGCAGGAGCTGGGCTCGCCCGGGAGCGGCGGGTACAAGGACTCGACGGCGGCGCGCCGCGTCGCGCGGTTGGCGAACGGGCTCGCGGACACCGTGCGCGGGGTCGTCGACTCGCTGCGCATGGGGGTCGCGGCGGCCCGGCCGCACGAGGTGCAGGTGCAGTTCGGCATCGAGTTGTCCGCCCAGTCCGGCCAGGTCATCAGTCTGCTCACCGACGCGGGCGGCAAGGCGTCGATCAACGTGACGCTCACCTGGAAGGAGAGCGGACCGGCCACCGGCGGCGCCCCCGGGGCGCCCACGACCCCCAGCGCTCCTTGA
- a CDS encoding trypsin-like peptidase domain-containing protein, with product MRRSVVRVSAADDGELSVDDRFWGTGFFIAPGWAVTCAHVVGNGGGGVLDGTAAIEVTDGDDRVHEGRVAFVLPRPDDPERLPDRWPLPDLALVEVADAHGAECLWMSDRSAVVPADVAVYGWSRETGELGWRYGTGTAAGGDGSGRAMLLRGEIPVEGCSGGPVVDTGRGAVIGVSKGRGQSHGLAVPITALRRIANDRPGRDRLHTVVRAHDRYHLRHYRAVGTGRSWTGIQKGLRPAAEGFTPVLRTQLFARLAELTQPRTPGEVMALVDQAKSRVVQEPYQPGVEHDPRTWREGVGLLYDVRDGAEGRAGRTGWPGAGSGPGRDLELEAVLLYAAWVAAAVSRFGDPADAGPLRELAGWVTGKADQVQDVIRKEVQRILHGRRDPGPDRPEPPVGVVLVKDRPGPVEPAEETDLQARADVLVEVDALMYGDRYPWRVKLLGQDDRITPLHDDAQGARRAELREALREPIAEALRQGDVGEHLAALQLVLPRELFDEPVADWRLVPPGTDDDGLDPHTMPLGQRRVVVVRDRRRRDRRHFPEWQRRWNGCTAGPMTAVPLRAEVPVPGHGARRPESRHAAYARLSDVDPGAVPVFCGPVSHGPGAMALDAALAAGHAVVIWRGCAGEHLDCAEFHDEVSRLVCEAATAEGLHRRLRNLRIRCADPEQPDEEARWARSIALLLDRPEHPAPPGPPLSAPGMRPEGGA from the coding sequence GTGCGCCGGTCCGTCGTCCGCGTCTCCGCGGCCGACGACGGGGAGCTGTCCGTAGACGACCGGTTCTGGGGCACGGGGTTCTTCATCGCCCCCGGCTGGGCCGTCACCTGCGCTCACGTCGTGGGGAACGGGGGCGGCGGCGTACTGGACGGCACCGCGGCCATCGAGGTCACGGACGGCGACGACCGCGTCCACGAGGGCAGGGTGGCGTTCGTCCTGCCGCGCCCGGACGACCCCGAGCGCCTCCCGGACCGCTGGCCGCTGCCCGATCTGGCGCTGGTCGAGGTCGCGGACGCGCACGGCGCCGAGTGCCTCTGGATGAGCGACCGTTCGGCGGTGGTCCCGGCCGACGTGGCCGTCTACGGCTGGTCGCGGGAGACCGGCGAGCTGGGCTGGCGCTACGGCACGGGCACCGCCGCCGGCGGCGACGGCAGCGGCCGGGCGATGCTGCTGCGCGGCGAGATCCCGGTGGAGGGCTGCTCCGGCGGTCCGGTGGTGGACACCGGCCGGGGCGCGGTCATCGGGGTGAGCAAGGGGCGGGGACAGAGCCACGGGCTCGCGGTGCCGATCACCGCCCTGCGGCGGATCGCCAACGACCGCCCCGGGCGCGACCGCCTGCACACCGTCGTCCGCGCGCACGACCGCTACCACCTGCGGCACTACCGCGCGGTCGGCACCGGCCGCAGCTGGACGGGCATCCAGAAGGGCCTGCGTCCGGCGGCCGAAGGGTTCACCCCGGTGCTGCGCACCCAGCTGTTCGCCCGCCTCGCCGAACTGACCCAGCCCCGGACGCCCGGCGAGGTGATGGCCCTGGTCGACCAGGCCAAGAGCCGGGTCGTCCAGGAGCCCTACCAGCCCGGCGTCGAGCACGATCCGCGCACCTGGCGCGAGGGCGTCGGCCTCCTCTACGACGTGCGGGACGGCGCGGAGGGCCGCGCCGGGCGCACGGGCTGGCCGGGCGCCGGCTCGGGCCCGGGGCGGGACCTGGAGCTGGAGGCGGTCCTGCTGTACGCGGCGTGGGTGGCGGCGGCCGTCAGCAGGTTCGGCGACCCCGCCGACGCCGGCCCGCTGCGCGAGCTGGCCGGCTGGGTGACCGGCAAGGCGGACCAGGTGCAGGACGTCATCCGCAAGGAGGTCCAGCGGATCCTGCACGGCCGCCGCGACCCCGGCCCCGACCGGCCGGAGCCGCCCGTCGGCGTCGTCCTGGTCAAGGACCGGCCGGGCCCGGTGGAGCCCGCCGAGGAGACCGACCTCCAGGCCCGGGCCGACGTGCTCGTCGAGGTGGACGCCCTGATGTACGGCGACCGCTACCCGTGGCGCGTCAAACTGCTCGGGCAGGACGACCGGATCACCCCGCTCCACGACGACGCCCAGGGTGCCCGCCGGGCCGAGCTCCGCGAGGCGCTGCGCGAACCGATAGCGGAGGCGCTGCGCCAGGGCGACGTGGGCGAGCACCTGGCGGCGCTCCAACTCGTCCTGCCGCGCGAGCTGTTCGACGAGCCGGTGGCCGACTGGCGGCTGGTGCCGCCCGGGACGGACGACGACGGCCTGGACCCGCACACCATGCCGCTCGGCCAGCGCCGCGTCGTGGTCGTCCGGGACCGCCGCCGCCGGGACCGGCGCCACTTCCCGGAGTGGCAGCGGCGGTGGAACGGCTGTACGGCCGGCCCGATGACCGCCGTACCGCTGCGCGCGGAGGTGCCCGTCCCCGGGCACGGCGCGCGGCGGCCGGAGAGCAGGCACGCGGCGTACGCCCGGCTCTCGGACGTGGACCCGGGCGCCGTCCCGGTCTTCTGCGGGCCGGTCTCGCACGGCCCGGGCGCCATGGCCCTGGACGCGGCGCTCGCCGCCGGGCACGCGGTGGTGATCTGGCGGGGATGCGCCGGGGAGCACCTCGATTGCGCCGAATTCCACGATGAGGTCTCCCGACTGGTGTGCGAGGCGGCCACGGCCGAGGGACTCCACCGCCGGCTGCGCAACCTGCGGATTCGCTGCGCCGACCCCGAACAGCCGGACGAGGAGGCGCGCTGGGCGAGGTCGATCGCCCTGCTGTTGGACCGGCCGGAGCATCCGGCGCCGCCCGGTCCGCCGCTGTCCGCGCCGGGTATGCGCCCGGAAGGCGGGGCGTGA
- a CDS encoding AAA family ATPase has translation MNDWRIYRGAGLPHDGVRRLPPPPPWRDFAAAGPDTGAGTDPSAARRLGVQRRLVENHHPRPEEVEAVNAALYLRRPLLVTGTPGTGKSTLAHAVAYELKLGRVLRWPIVSRSTLRDGLYHYDAIARLQDVQLERAGADVGERHSIGSYLRLGPLGTALLPAERPRVLLIDELDKSDLDLPNDLLNVLEEGEFRIHELERIADREPEVEVGTDDGGRAVVRSGLVRCTTFPLIVLTSNGERDFPAALLRRCIQLDLEPPGEEQLTAMVRAHLGDDAVTDGSELIQRFLRREPGEVVAADQLLNALFLTQHAPSAERVTRERLADMLMQPLDRPR, from the coding sequence GTGAACGATTGGCGCATCTACCGGGGAGCCGGCCTGCCGCACGACGGCGTCCGGCGATTGCCTCCGCCGCCCCCCTGGCGCGACTTCGCCGCGGCCGGGCCCGACACCGGCGCCGGCACGGACCCGAGCGCGGCCCGCCGGCTGGGGGTGCAGCGCCGGCTGGTGGAGAACCACCACCCGCGGCCCGAGGAGGTCGAGGCGGTCAACGCCGCGCTGTACCTGCGCCGTCCGCTGCTGGTGACGGGCACGCCCGGAACCGGAAAGTCCACTTTGGCCCACGCGGTCGCCTACGAGCTCAAGCTCGGCCGCGTGCTGCGCTGGCCGATCGTCAGCCGCTCCACCCTGCGGGACGGCCTCTACCACTACGACGCCATCGCCCGCCTCCAGGACGTGCAGTTGGAGCGGGCCGGCGCGGACGTCGGCGAGCGCCACTCCATCGGCTCCTACCTGCGGCTGGGTCCGCTCGGCACCGCCCTGCTCCCGGCGGAGCGGCCCCGCGTGCTGCTCATCGACGAGCTGGACAAGAGCGATCTCGACCTCCCCAACGACCTGCTGAACGTGCTGGAGGAGGGCGAGTTCCGGATCCACGAGCTGGAGCGGATCGCCGACCGCGAGCCCGAGGTCGAGGTGGGGACGGACGACGGCGGCCGGGCGGTGGTCCGCTCCGGCCTGGTCCGCTGCACCACCTTCCCGCTCATCGTCCTCACCTCCAACGGCGAGCGCGACTTCCCGGCCGCCCTGCTGCGCCGCTGCATCCAGCTCGACCTCGAACCGCCGGGCGAGGAGCAGCTCACCGCGATGGTCCGGGCGCACCTGGGCGACGACGCGGTGACGGACGGGAGCGAGCTGATCCAGCGGTTCCTGCGGCGCGAGCCGGGCGAGGTGGTCGCCGCCGACCAGCTGCTGAACGCCCTGTTCCTCACCCAGCACGCCCCCAGCGCGGAACGCGTCACCCGAGAACGGCTCGCCGACATGCTGATGCAACCGCTGGACCGCCCGAGGTGA
- a CDS encoding SAV_2336 N-terminal domain-related protein, whose product MTAPPEPWLEELVGRLRATSQDVTAEEIADAVWLAGRMTPGPGAPTPSGEGAERAAAGETAAAATGRRSGLTDRARVPDEPRLPSAGGGEPAPEGSVGVRLDGRGARGTGETAAAAGRGMGPARATDAVERTFPVRVPCAASLPGLLGLQRALRPLRGYRSLAAPPRGPLDEDATADRAARTGVVHPAYRRGERQAAAMQLLMDTSASMVVWERMLDEMEQTCSQLGVFRDVRVRYLHRAPDGTPLIATSAAGGAPGSSRQRPRPADQFLDPSGRRLTLVISDCVGPLWQEGRAQRLLHRWSATAPLAVVQPLPPRLWPRTALPAEGGTLTRDPLSGGRLGFEPDAFGPPPPRGALPVPVLLPVREALGAWARLLSGPGRTAVHGAAGWVLPEHPASAPPPPEETGNLTADARLAAFRATASPGALRLATHFAAVPLALPVMQMVQRAMLPDTGAMELAEVLLGGLLWRVPAPTGSDAATGPWYEFADGVRELLLQSLGVDEATLVLKHCSDYVERHFGRSARNFSALAVARLRGRPLPDTGADDPADSADPSGSSGAEPELFARVPARVVRWYRPTPPETGPVGEAAGLLRLWHDQGDSALLHEARGLVAPLAAAPLAGPHGDGRDEAVRARFVLGGVLLALAGTEAVRDDPAGRRELLDRAVALLAEAHAHTPPGTGERTAAGTDAHTATGLELAAAHWARWRAAADPADGSDLTAAEAVLRALPARTDRRLRLGRVLLALAESGTESRVPRAAEAAVELRAACELLEAEDAPDGRRCAALLDLGRALRLAGEPAADTLAVLDRAAEAAADELQSLYAHLERARAHTGAGDGPRADEAYTAAVALTGRDSPRRCQLLTEWGESLLGRAEAAGPAGDTGTVSRAEAVLREAYAVSPGRSPRRPRLQLLLGRALVLRYGRLGFLPDLYESCHLLEQAARRAPDGDTRAEAWLELGTARLALRERSPGLPLTDAADAFAAAAEQARRSAGDEPGSVVAARASHRYGEALERMGLRRQALAAYRAAAGEWRDLTARLAEVPWEEVAATRESVARLSGG is encoded by the coding sequence ATGACGGCGCCCCCCGAGCCGTGGCTGGAGGAGCTGGTCGGCCGGTTGCGGGCCACCTCCCAGGACGTGACCGCCGAGGAGATAGCCGACGCGGTGTGGCTGGCCGGACGGATGACCCCGGGCCCGGGGGCGCCCACCCCGTCCGGGGAGGGCGCAGAGCGCGCGGCGGCCGGTGAGACGGCCGCTGCCGCGACCGGCCGGCGGTCCGGGCTCACCGACCGCGCCCGGGTTCCGGACGAGCCCCGGCTGCCCTCGGCGGGCGGCGGGGAGCCGGCGCCCGAGGGTTCCGTCGGCGTGCGCCTCGACGGCCGTGGGGCGCGCGGGACGGGTGAGACCGCCGCGGCGGCCGGCCGGGGCATGGGTCCGGCCCGGGCCACCGACGCCGTCGAGCGGACGTTCCCCGTCCGGGTGCCCTGCGCCGCCTCCCTGCCCGGCCTGCTGGGGCTGCAGCGCGCCCTGCGCCCGCTGCGCGGCTACCGGTCGCTCGCCGCGCCCCCGCGCGGGCCGCTGGACGAGGACGCCACCGCCGACCGCGCGGCCCGCACGGGCGTCGTCCACCCCGCCTACCGCCGGGGCGAACGGCAGGCGGCGGCCATGCAGTTACTGATGGACACCTCCGCCTCCATGGTCGTCTGGGAGCGGATGCTGGACGAAATGGAGCAGACCTGTTCGCAGTTGGGCGTCTTCCGCGACGTCCGGGTGCGGTATCTGCACCGGGCGCCCGACGGTACGCCCCTGATCGCCACCTCGGCGGCCGGCGGCGCTCCCGGCTCGTCCCGGCAACGCCCGCGCCCCGCAGACCAGTTCCTCGACCCCTCCGGCCGCCGGCTCACCCTGGTCATCAGTGACTGCGTGGGTCCCCTGTGGCAGGAGGGGCGCGCCCAGCGGCTGCTGCACCGCTGGTCCGCGACCGCGCCGCTCGCCGTCGTCCAGCCGCTGCCGCCCAGGCTCTGGCCGCGCACCGCGCTGCCCGCCGAGGGCGGGACGCTCACCCGCGACCCCCTGTCGGGCGGCCGGCTGGGCTTCGAGCCGGACGCCTTCGGCCCGCCCCCGCCGCGGGGCGCACTGCCCGTGCCCGTCCTGCTGCCCGTCCGCGAGGCGCTGGGCGCGTGGGCCCGGCTGCTGTCCGGCCCCGGGCGGACGGCCGTGCACGGCGCGGCCGGCTGGGTGCTCCCGGAGCATCCGGCGTCGGCGCCACCGCCCCCGGAGGAGACCGGGAACCTCACCGCGGACGCCCGCCTGGCCGCGTTCCGCGCCACGGCCTCGCCCGGCGCCCTGCGCCTGGCGACGCACTTCGCGGCCGTTCCCCTGGCGTTGCCCGTGATGCAGATGGTGCAGCGGGCGATGCTGCCCGACACCGGGGCCATGGAGCTGGCCGAGGTGCTGCTCGGCGGGCTGCTCTGGCGGGTGCCCGCCCCGACGGGCAGCGACGCGGCCACCGGCCCCTGGTACGAGTTCGCCGACGGCGTCCGGGAGCTGCTGCTCCAGTCCCTCGGGGTGGACGAGGCCACCCTGGTGCTCAAGCACTGCTCCGACTACGTGGAGCGGCACTTCGGCCGGAGCGCCCGCAACTTCTCCGCCCTCGCGGTCGCGCGGCTGCGCGGCCGTCCGCTGCCCGACACCGGCGCCGACGACCCCGCCGACTCCGCCGATCCCTCCGGCTCCTCCGGCGCGGAACCCGAGCTGTTCGCCCGGGTCCCGGCCCGGGTGGTGCGCTGGTACCGGCCGACGCCCCCGGAGACCGGGCCGGTCGGCGAGGCGGCGGGCCTGCTGCGGCTCTGGCACGACCAGGGCGACTCCGCCCTGCTGCACGAGGCGCGCGGCCTCGTCGCCCCCCTGGCGGCGGCCCCGCTCGCCGGGCCGCACGGCGACGGACGCGACGAGGCGGTCCGCGCCCGGTTCGTGCTCGGCGGCGTCCTGCTGGCCCTGGCCGGCACCGAGGCCGTCCGCGACGATCCCGCCGGCCGCCGCGAGCTGCTGGACCGGGCCGTCGCCCTGCTCGCCGAGGCCCACGCGCACACGCCCCCCGGCACCGGGGAGCGCACCGCCGCCGGCACCGACGCGCACACCGCCACCGGCCTCGAACTGGCCGCCGCCCACTGGGCCCGCTGGCGGGCCGCGGCCGATCCCGCCGACGGTTCCGACCTCACGGCCGCCGAGGCGGTCCTGCGGGCCCTGCCCGCCCGGACCGACCGCCGGCTGCGGCTGGGCCGGGTCCTGCTGGCCCTCGCCGAGTCCGGCACCGAGTCGAGGGTCCCGCGCGCCGCCGAGGCCGCCGTCGAACTCCGCGCCGCCTGCGAGCTGCTGGAGGCCGAGGACGCGCCCGACGGGCGGCGCTGCGCCGCCCTGCTGGACCTGGGCCGTGCCCTGCGGCTGGCCGGCGAACCCGCCGCGGACACGCTCGCCGTCCTCGACCGGGCCGCCGAGGCCGCCGCGGACGAACTCCAGTCGCTCTACGCCCACCTCGAACGCGCCCGCGCGCACACCGGCGCGGGCGACGGCCCGCGGGCCGACGAGGCGTACACCGCCGCCGTCGCCCTCACCGGCCGCGACAGCCCGCGCCGCTGCCAACTGCTCACCGAGTGGGGCGAGTCGCTCCTCGGCCGCGCCGAGGCGGCCGGGCCGGCCGGGGACACCGGGACGGTCTCCCGCGCGGAGGCGGTCCTGCGCGAGGCGTACGCCGTGAGCCCCGGGCGCTCGCCACGCCGCCCGCGCCTCCAACTGCTGCTCGGGCGCGCCCTGGTGCTGCGCTACGGCCGGCTCGGCTTCCTGCCCGACCTCTACGAAAGCTGTCACCTGCTGGAACAGGCCGCCCGCCGGGCGCCGGACGGCGACACCCGCGCGGAGGCGTGGCTGGAGCTGGGCACCGCGCGGCTCGCCCTGCGGGAGCGCTCGCCCGGCCTGCCGCTGACCGACGCGGCCGACGCCTTCGCCGCCGCGGCCGAACAGGCGCGCCGCAGCGCCGGGGACGAGCCGGGCTCGGTCGTCGCCGCCCGCGCCTCGCACCGCTACGGCGAGGCCCTGGAGCGGATGGGGCTGCGCCGGCAGGCCCTGGCCGCGTACCGGGCCGCGGCGGGGGAGTGGCGCGACCTCACCGCCCGGCTGGCGGAGGTGCCCTGGGAGGAGGTCGCGGCCACCCGGGAAAGCGTCGCCCGCCTTTCCGGGGGGTGA
- a CDS encoding aKG-HExxH-type peptide beta-hydroxylase produces MSVRPRPAARRAGDPPRPLATASLPLAVSLVAPDALERLARTRATADDLALLLHALHSRRLVLLKSLLTRLERDPRAVPASARERFEAHWSLMERAEARHAPAVRDTLDYPSVGNWLARALAAPQGAPLAAELEHFGSVAAAAALRSGAAFTAELAAPAGTLALPGIGLLEAGAPVVRLTARARTARLTVPGAGRHPAHHGPVLLRGARRVTGAGTGWHGLRRLPGAAAVLDDLDPYRAPATGVGRTALPPSGRTAGAGRPWTRRWRAALGLLRATDPRRAAETTALLRCLVPVAGPADGGETEVSATARAAPGAILATLPRTAADLAEVLVHETQHTKLAVLHDLVPLHDAGPAAVHRVAWRPDPRPLAGVFQGTYAHLALAEFWDRAARGTALPDAVREEARTRCDSYRRQVAEAVPILLESSELTPAGREFATGMERLLLSLGRTGRMAPGIAGASSCDDVQ; encoded by the coding sequence GTGTCCGTACGGCCGCGCCCGGCCGCGCGACGGGCCGGCGACCCCCCTCGGCCCCTCGCCACCGCCTCCCTGCCGCTCGCCGTGAGCCTCGTGGCGCCGGACGCGCTGGAGCGGCTCGCGCGGACGCGCGCCACGGCCGACGACCTCGCGCTCCTCCTGCACGCCCTGCACAGCAGACGCCTCGTCCTCCTCAAGTCCCTGCTGACCCGCCTGGAACGGGACCCGCGCGCCGTCCCCGCCTCCGCGCGGGAGCGGTTCGAGGCGCATTGGAGCCTGATGGAGCGCGCGGAGGCGCGGCACGCGCCGGCGGTTCGCGACACCCTCGACTACCCCTCCGTCGGCAACTGGCTGGCGCGCGCCCTGGCCGCGCCCCAAGGCGCCCCGCTCGCCGCCGAGCTGGAGCACTTCGGGTCCGTCGCCGCCGCCGCCGCACTCCGCTCCGGGGCCGCCTTCACGGCCGAACTCGCCGCCCCCGCGGGGACGCTGGCCCTCCCCGGCATCGGCCTGCTGGAAGCCGGAGCCCCCGTCGTCCGGCTCACCGCCCGGGCCCGTACCGCCCGCCTCACCGTGCCCGGCGCCGGCCGCCACCCCGCGCACCACGGGCCGGTGCTGCTGCGCGGCGCCCGCCGGGTCACCGGCGCCGGGACGGGCTGGCACGGCCTGCGCAGGCTGCCCGGCGCCGCCGCCGTCCTGGACGACCTCGACCCCTACCGCGCCCCCGCCACCGGCGTCGGCCGGACCGCCCTGCCGCCTTCCGGCCGCACCGCGGGCGCCGGCCGGCCCTGGACCCGCCGCTGGCGCGCCGCCCTGGGCCTGCTGCGCGCCACCGACCCGCGGCGGGCCGCCGAGACCACCGCGCTGCTGCGCTGCCTGGTGCCCGTCGCCGGCCCGGCGGACGGCGGGGAGACCGAGGTCAGCGCCACCGCCCGGGCGGCGCCCGGCGCCATACTGGCCACCCTGCCGCGCACCGCCGCCGACCTGGCCGAGGTGCTCGTCCACGAGACCCAGCACACGAAACTGGCCGTGCTGCACGACCTCGTCCCGCTGCACGACGCCGGTCCCGCGGCCGTGCACCGGGTCGCCTGGCGGCCCGATCCCCGCCCGCTCGCCGGTGTGTTCCAGGGGACGTACGCGCATCTGGCCCTCGCCGAGTTCTGGGACCGGGCGGCCCGGGGGACCGCCCTGCCGGACGCGGTGCGCGAGGAGGCGCGGACCCGGTGCGATTCGTACCGCCGACAGGTCGCGGAAGCGGTGCCCATCCTGCTTGAATCCAGTGAACTGACTCCCGCGGGCCGGGAGTTCGCGACGGGCATGGAACGGCTCCTCCTGAGTCTGGGACGAACCGGACGCATGGCGCCCGGCATCGCCGGTGCGTCATCATGTGATGACGTACAGTGA